One Cryomorphaceae bacterium 1068 DNA window includes the following coding sequences:
- a CDS encoding OmpA family protein → MRFYTALFLIFSLIQSEGFSQDKPVQLGVTGSDCIGALTIPDTVIGPVYSPKGFGNNLELVGYELGDPYFIQREHNSVWYKFTIPYDCIFTFDLIPIQKDDDFDFLLFLYDGPNFCRDITDGKKIPIRTNISRKNIEVQGQTGMSESSVDEYVPSGPGSSYSRALKARRGQTYYLLIDNPFRENEGHSIHLHYRRLNPIVEGEEESTEEQEEYQIPLRTMRVTVTDKETGERIQSNVFIDNLPDSVPSRYPFISQVSIDVLSYRTYDINVIKKGYLLHTEQFIPKNDSLYEIDVQLKRMNKGDRINLGNIKFESDQAVILEKSKPALEKLAEFLIENDNVKIEIQGHVNGEAKKNKRSYINLSEDRAEAIYQKLSEAGVDKSRMTYKGFGNAKMIYPNPVNTRQQEANRRVEAEIVEL, encoded by the coding sequence ATGCGTTTTTACACTGCCCTTTTTCTGATATTCTCGTTAATTCAATCTGAAGGCTTTAGCCAAGATAAGCCCGTGCAATTGGGCGTCACGGGGTCAGATTGTATCGGAGCATTGACTATTCCCGATACAGTGATAGGCCCTGTCTATTCGCCTAAAGGTTTCGGAAACAACCTAGAGTTGGTGGGTTACGAATTGGGTGACCCCTACTTTATTCAAAGAGAGCACAACTCGGTGTGGTACAAGTTTACCATACCATATGATTGCATCTTCACTTTCGATTTGATTCCCATCCAAAAGGATGATGACTTTGATTTTCTCCTGTTTTTATATGATGGTCCCAATTTTTGCCGTGATATCACAGATGGAAAGAAAATTCCGATTCGAACGAATATTTCCCGAAAGAACATTGAAGTTCAAGGACAGACAGGTATGAGTGAATCGTCCGTAGACGAGTACGTACCATCCGGGCCGGGGAGCTCTTATAGTCGCGCCTTGAAAGCCCGCCGAGGACAAACCTATTACCTCTTGATTGACAATCCATTCAGAGAAAACGAGGGCCACAGTATTCATCTGCACTACCGTAGGCTGAATCCAATAGTTGAAGGAGAAGAGGAATCGACGGAAGAGCAGGAAGAGTATCAAATTCCATTGCGTACGATGAGAGTGACAGTGACGGATAAAGAAACGGGAGAGCGGATTCAATCCAATGTTTTTATCGACAATCTGCCTGATTCCGTTCCTTCCAGATATCCTTTCATCTCTCAAGTTTCTATTGACGTGTTGAGCTACCGAACATACGATATCAACGTAATCAAGAAAGGCTACCTACTACATACAGAGCAGTTCATTCCAAAGAATGACTCTCTTTATGAAATCGACGTACAGCTCAAACGTATGAATAAGGGAGACCGCATCAACTTGGGAAATATCAAGTTTGAAAGTGATCAAGCGGTTATTCTAGAGAAAAGCAAGCCCGCACTTGAGAAACTAGCCGAGTTCTTGATTGAAAATGATAATGTGAAGATTGAGATTCAGGGACATGTGAATGGGGAAGCCAAGAAAAACAAACGCTCATACATCAATCTGAGTGAGGACAGGGCTGAGGCTATCTATCAAAAGTTGAGCGAGGCAGGTGTGGACAAATCCAGGATGACGTACAAGGGGTTTGGCAATGCCAAAATGATCTACCCCAATCCTGTGAACACTCGGCAGCAAGAGGCTAACCGAAGGGTAGAGGCCGAGATTGTGGAACTTTAA